The following are encoded in a window of Diorhabda sublineata isolate icDioSubl1.1 chromosome 3, icDioSubl1.1, whole genome shotgun sequence genomic DNA:
- the LOC130441031 gene encoding contactin-1, with product MYKTIGFVVYLYILCAIKGEKIREIAVNIGKNITIPCPLHQTRDVMWVREGREEQQHARMSILENGSLLITEVDQSDAGLYSCSRENVVNSDVKAKVKLAVRTPPPRLSNVVVRPSTILALLLWEVDGTGGYPIINFTAQYRLGYTNNSWMPISPNHIPQNSRQIEVYKLEPNTTYQFRIWATNQLGRGAITEVYGTTLCEYTELELARHFFDSADKFDTTVWAIAVGIVMGTLVLLGLGTCFLLYQECKVPGVVEEHEIIELVPNIILNPGFDPNSNADQLPDENSNSETPMLLNNNTVVHNC from the exons ATGTATAAAACGATAGGATTTGTTGtgtatttatacattttatgcGCTATCAAAG gtGAGAAAATCAGAGAAATAGCTGTAAATATTGGAAAGAATATAACCATACCATGCCCCCTTCATCAAACAAGAGATGTAATGTGGGTGAGAGAAGGCAGAGAGGAGCAGCAACATGCAAGAATgtcaattttggaaaatggtTCATTGCTGATAACAGAAGTTGATCAAAGTGATGCAGGATTGTATTCTTGTAGTCGAGAAAATGTTGTTAATTCAGACGTTAAGGCAAAAGTGAAGTTGGCAGTAAGAA CTCCACCGCCTCGTTTGTCTAACGTAGTTGTAAGGCCTAGTACAATCCTTGCACTTTTATTATGGGAAGTGGATGGTACAGGTGGATacccaattataaatttcacaGCTCAGTATCGACTAGGTTATACTAATAACAGTTGGATGCCTATTTCACCAAATCACATCCCCCAGAATTCA AGACAAATTGAAGTTTACAAACTTGAACCTAATACAACATACCAATTTAGAATATGGGCTACGAATCAGTTAGGACGAGGAGCTATTACTGAAGTGTATGGTACGACGTTGTGTGAATATACAGAATTAG AACTAGCCCGACATTTTTTTGACAGTGCTGATAAATTCGATACGACAGTTTGGGCAATTGCTGTTGGAATAGTCATGGGTACTCTTGTACTATTGGGCTTAGGTACATGTTTTTTACTCTATCAAGAATGCAAAGTACCAGGAG TTGTGGAGGAACATGAAATAATAGAACTAGTACCTAATATTATTCTAAATCCAGGATTTGATCCAAATTCCAATGCAGATCAACTCCCAGACGAGAATTCCAACAGTGAAACTCCtatgttattaaataataacaCTGTGGTACataattgttaa